CAAACGGATTTAAAAACAGACACTCAATAAGTGAGTAATGATCATTTTAAGAaaatatatcattttttattgCTCATGTTACTGTGAAAGGAACATCCTCTCACTGCATATATACTCCTTGGGTTAACAGTTGCAAGCAGTAAAAATGGATCAAGAACCATATTGTTGTGACAACTTTGTTTTTTTATGAAAactaataaatattttttgtggCAACCTTAGCCTTTATGTGTGGCAACTTATATGTGTATATTGTAGCAACTTCTTTAATAATAACAAACtcaaatttacatataagttgCTACTAGTGCAAAAATATCTTCAAATATATACATGTGggatctagttttgttcgtctCATCACGTAGAATATAACGGTGCAATCAGTATTGAAAATGGAGATCAGATGaagaagataaaatattttttgtcaACTCATTGCATGTTAAAAGCGTTCATTGGATATGCTACACGTGGGTGCCTGGTGGGGGAGAGAGCAAAGTATGAAAAGAATGTGTACGTGAAGAGTTGCCGACGGTTCTGTACGGAGATAAGCGGAGCAAAATAGAATGGTCGCGCGCTCCACTATAGCGCGAGGTCGCGCGTTAACGCAGTCCTGCTCACAACACGCACACTTCTATGAAACGTATTTACACAAACCCGACCTCTATGACGAGTAAAAAAAGTTCCCATCACATCACATCAATATATCATCAGCGTCACCACGTCTGCTTGGTTGTACACAAAGGGACCTTAAATcgttgtgttcgcttggcttgtcagccaaccagatAGCATTATTATTCTCTCATCCTAAATCAACACCAACCACCAGCTACCAGTCAGTCAGCAGTATTGTTCtgtcataacaaatcagcaccagccatcagccacagccaaacgaacacatcgaatatttcgatgGAATAAAAGATttctttctctaggaaaactcgCCATGCTGTTCCAATGCCGCTGAATGAACAAAAATGTCCGTGCGACGACGACCCCAACTCCATCCTCGACCAACCAACCATCCCCGTAGGAGAGACAGATCAGAAGCACTCAAGGATGCTACTATGCACAACAACTGAATGCCCCGGTGCTAACAAGATGCCGTGGACACCAATCATGCCGGCTTCTGAAACAGGTCCTGGAGGTCCATTATATCAGCAAGAACGCCTGCAGCAGTGGTGTCGTTGCCAGCTCCTGCGCCCTGGATCACCAGAGGTGAGCTCTCGTAGCATCGGCTGTATATCTCCACCTGATTGATCACCACACAGAAATATTCTTGTGAATTATAAGACCAGGGACAGATAAGAGTGAGACTGCCCTCTTGTAGAGACCAAACTTCTTTTATGATGCTAAAATAAAACATATTACTCTGGAAAAAGTGAAACAAATACAACAGTGCCCCATATAATACCGTGGCATAGAATGATTTGTCTCTCTACGTGTAGGAATTGACAGACAACGGTGACAGAtaaaaaaaagggcgtacccagtgccgtagccttcccgcactgtgcggggtctggggaagggttgtttttaagccccaagccttacccacacaaatgtgtggagactggggctcgaacccgagaccttccggttacagacggtaggctctaccgctgcaccaggcccgcccttgAGACAACGGTGACAGATGCTCAGATAAAAATAGACAGTAAAAGAAAGAAGGGTAGCATACCACATTGTCACTTCCCCTCAATCTGCCGAGCGCGGAATCTTTTTGGAGCTCTTTAAGGCCTACCTGGCACCTGCAAACTGGGGCGTTAGTTATACCACAGAAAGGTTGAAAACCAGCCAGCAAGAAACAAGCTTGCTAGGAAGCTCCAAATAAGTAAAGAAGTGATAGGTAACAAGATTGGACCCTGATTTATGATGCCAGTGGACATTGCATGGTACTATAACACTAGGCTTGGTGCATACCCTTTGCTTCCAATCTCACAGACATAGCGGAGAACATTTCCTCTAGAAGATGCTGCTCTGACTCTTTCTTCCATGCTCCTGTCAAGTTGTACTAAACCACTTTCAAGGAAGTCCTCTGTGGATACTGCATCAGGTCCTAATTCGCTAGGATATAAACTCTCAACCTGGGAGTGAAGAAAAAACACAAAATTAGCTCAATTAGACATTATCAAAACCACAGTGCCTGATTGATTACATCTCAGTGGTTCAGTTAACTGTAGCGCATTATATTAATGTTGTAGTTTTGTATAAATAAAAGAATCTATAGTAAGTTAGTAACAACTGTTTTTTTTGTGCAAAGACATTCAAGTTAATAGCGATCAACTGCACAAAATCTAGTGAAAAGTTCTCATGCCATATAATTATATAAATGAACAAAAATGCACCACCAGAAACAAATGGCGTAATCAATTAGCTATATAAACAACTTTAGAAACTTGAAGGCTGTTTAGGATACTGTTTCAGACTTAGCGTATCTAACTATGATTGCTGGAACAAATTCAGACAAGTATATATTATGCTACCATAAACCAGTACCAGGCCTAAAAGATGGCTCCATGTAACCATTCAAATGAATTGGAGGCAGACTATCCAGAAGTACAGCATGTGAATAGGAATTAAATTTGCCCAGACCTACTTGATTATTGTCAACGTGAATAGCCAAAGTAACAGTCACACCAATATAAGTTTCAACATAATCAATAACAGTGAGAATACCCCCCAGAGTCCAAAAGCACAATGTTTGTAAAAATCGATATCAAAGTTGCAGCTATGAATcttaagaaatagtacaaataGGCATACATTGATATTGTCCATGCTGATTTGTTGCCCCAGAAGCCTCGCTAGGATCAATGCCTGCATGCAAAACATGAAGTTCTTAGACCTGACTGCCTGTTAACAAAGATAAATCGAAATATTTGAACCAAACCTCAGCTACCCCTTTCACAAAAGATGCAAGTTTTTATGTTGGAAGTTGAAGCTGTGAAGTGTGAAGGTATTAAAGTCGAATATGTGAATACTACTGTTCTTGTGTGTGTTCTCTGTGCATGAGCTCCTGAGCTATCTGTGAGGCTTACAGAATATGGACATGTGAATAACACAGCCTACTGGAACAGGATGAGCATTGTTTGATAATGGTTATGTTCATAAGATTTTCCACATCAAATTTAGTAGGACACAAATAAACTCAACACAGCAGCAGTTAATGCAATAAATAACAGTTCGCTTAGGAAATGAAaaaggtgacaaaaagaacactTATCGAATAGGAAACTGAGAGGTATCTGACCTTTCTAGCCACATCCATTCCACCAAGATCATCTCGTGGATCTGGTAAAATAAAGACATCAGTAAATGCACATGTCAAGCTggtaaataataaatacataagTTGTGTTCCTTGTGCTCAGATTATCTATATTAGTTTATCTTAGTTACAAACAAATTACTATAGATATTTTTTGTTTGAGCACCACTTCACAAACAAGAGCTAGCTACAAATCGACACATAGGAAAATTGTAATGGAAAAAAATTAATGAGTTATTGTAAGACCTGGTTCTGTAAAGCCAAGAGACTTGGCTGTTTTTACAACTTCACTAAATCTCTTTCCATCCTCTAGCTCACTCATCACATAACCAAGTGTACCTACAAACCCATATGAAGGAAAACGTgtgttatttttttagaaacaggGCGCCCTTTTGCATAATAGACTAATAGCTGCATACCACTTAGACTGCCAACTATACGAGAAATTGGATCTCCTGATGCAATAATACGGGTTACAGAAGCTATCACGGGCAAACCTGCTCCAACCTGAAAGTAACAATTGCAGATATAAATCACCAAGGATGCCTAGTGAATGTGAAAACacaaaaaggagagagagatgctAAATAGAAATAAAATTGTGTTACATGTATGCCCTGACTATTATCATGAATATATCTGCAGTTTTGATTTCAAGCAAACAATACTCAAACAGCGGTCAAATACAAATTAATTCACTGTAAAGATTGAAATAATGAAATTGCAACAATAAAGTTAACTTAGATAATAATACCACAACATTCAATATATTACAGGCAAGATTCTGATATATACCCATAGCAGCAAAACTCAGGTCATATGTAAACAACAGTAGTATGTCAAGGCATAAAAATGggaaagagaaaataaaatggAGCCACTGATACAAGCAAGAGAATACAGTAGATTCAAATCTTATCTGACGGAAGTTGGAGACCAACTTTTGAAAATCCTCCTGTGGGTAACAAACACATTTGTTATTCAGATAACTGCTCTTTGTTGAATTACAGGAAATAGTGTGAATTCATTCATTGTCAAGAAAGACTATTAGCAGAAAACAATAAGTCGAATAGCATTACATAAGCACCAGTAAGAGGTTTCTTGTTTGCCAATACAATGCAGCATCCATGACCCACGGCATCCTTCATCAGATTAACAGTGTCATAGGTTGCTGAacaatcaactaatacaagaCCTGCGAACAGGTGTGTgacaatgaaatgtgaaatgtAGGTTCAAAATCAGAAATATGATTCAAATCTATCAGAAACaaacaaaaatcaaagatgtaAGCTTTTTGGTGCTATATACTCACTGGAAAATAAAAGCAGGAAGAAAAAATATactagaggaggaggaagatgtaTGAGCAATAGAGCACAGAATAACGAACCGGTTGTTCTTCCAAGCGTGGTAGCAGCGTCAATGACTTTGCTCCTAGCCTCAGGGTTCCTGAACAGCTGATAGTTCCCTGAAATTGCACATTCAGATCTTGAACTATCCATATGTCAGGTTATCAGATGCAAATGCTGATTCATGGCACTACGACGCGAGGCAGCGACAGAGATGTACCGCAGGCTGTATTTAGATATGATAGCAGCAGAGGAAGTGCCGAAGTCCCTAGAACGACTACAGCTGAAATCCCACAACAGGAGGTGGAACGAAACGGAGGGTGCCTACCTTGGCTGAGCAGGGATGACAGGGGAGAGCCGGCAGACTTGGCGGCGCAGAGGTGGGTGAGGAGCGCGTCATCGAGGCCGCTTGagttgacgtcgtcggcgacgagCAGGGAAGAGCTATCGGCGACGCCCACCACCCGGATGGCGACGCCCTGCCGGCGGTAGCAGGTAGTGAAACAACAGAAACCGTCAGCCAATCAGCGATCGCCGAATCGATCGGACAAACAAGTGGGCAGGGGGAGAAGAAGAGCGATACTTGGTTGGCGTGGAGGGGACGGCAGGACACGATGTGTCGGAGGAGGTAGCGGCcaacgccgccgcagccgaggAGCACCACGGGCAGCACCGACTTCACCGCCGTCGGCATTTCCCCAACTTGGATTTGTCCGGAGGAAAGCAGCGTCTAGCTAGGTCCTGCTGAACCCGCCGGCGGCAAACCTCCAACGGCCGTCGAGTCCACCAAGAGCCGCCGGGGATccttcgtcgccgccaccgtcgcctgTGACGCgacggagagagggagggggtgttGTGCTCGCGTGGTGTAATCGCACAGACGGAGCTCGTCTCTCTGGCGTGTGGACCCAATGTGTGGGCCGTGCTGATTCAGCCACCACCAGAGTGTGGGGCCATGGTGTCAGTTTCAGAGACTGGGAAGTGAGGCCCAGGCCCAGCCGGTGGATCGCCGCTAGACtgcccagcggcggcggtggcggcggcggcggcggcggcggcaatgagCCCTGGACGCCGGCCGGCGGACAGCCTCGATCGGCAGCCATGAGTTGAATCGAGGAAGGGAGTAGGCCACGCTCGGTCGCTGACTGCACAAGAGCCATTCACCGACTCGACTTCAGCTCGGTTCGTCCCCAACTCCCCTCATCCCATATATCCTCTGATCTCGCATTCGATTTTGCTTGCTCAATCTGCCTCGGGTTGAATTACAGTGTCGTGTAGTTTTGCTGAAAGTCGATTGTATTTTATCAGAAATCCACACTTCAGTGCGATATTAGCAGATTGCAAACAGAACCCTAGCAAGTATAAACCATTTTATTTTGCCTAATCTATTTTATTTTGCCGAACTCCGTAGTATATTCAACATGATAGATCGACAAGAACCCAATAGGTGCACATCTGGAACTAGTTATATGCGCAAATTTACACACAAAATCAGCACAAATGCCCCAAAGGTCCAAACAGGGCTTTGATGGGACCGACATTAGCATACCCCCAAAATCCAAAATCGATGCAGAGAAACAGTCTCGCCAAACTCACGGCCAGCCAACACAGGCTCACGTACATATGCCATCCTGTTGGCAATTGATGCAGTGCGTTTCTACTTGATGTTCGCTACTGCTAACAATGGATTTCGTTCTTGGTTTGAGGAGGTGAACACATTTTCTGGATAGGCTAAAGTTCCCTCATTTCGTTCTTGAGATGTGAGAACTGAGAAGGTATGTTTGTGTGCCATTGGGTCTCGATGCCcttcaaatatttttttggagAACCCACAAAGGTCCACTTCCGGTTCAAGGATTTCCCCTTGAGCCCTGCAGCCTTCTGTTCTCTTCCATGTACCATCTCTTCAATTTCTCTTGAGCATTCGCCACCTGCAAATAGGAATAAAGAACTATTCAATATAATGTGGAACCTTCTAGCAGTCCATGTATTATCAATGAAGATTACAAATAGCATAGCTAAGTAGGAGTACAACACTAAGCAAACAGTGAGCCAAGAACCAAGATACCTGTTTTTCCCAGTCGGTCTTTAATGTTATGAACAGAAGCACAATAGTTTGGACCAGTGTTCCGAGCAGCATGCCAATCCAAATGCCCTACACAGCAGATGACCGAGTGGAGTGAGGAACACGACTTACAGCCAAGGTGCACCAGACACGTTCATGCCAAATTTCATAATATTACCTTTACATGAAGTCCCACTACATAGCCTAGGACTCCTCCAAGAGGGATGCCAATCAAGTAGTATGATGTAATGTTAACGTAGGCAACTACACTTTGCCAGCCAGCACCAACAGCAACACCTATAGATGATGAAGTAACATTTTAGTGCCAATTAAATATGAGGTACATTGCACTAATCTCTGCCATTAAGTAGAACCGAAAGCATACCTGATAGCACTGGTTGAACACTGTTTAACAATATGGAGAAGGCTAGCAGAGGCGAGAGGTCAGCAACAGCATCGGCCACTGCTCGACTCTCAGTAAAAATGTAGGCAAGGCTTCCACGGAAGAAAAGGAAGAGCACAAATAACACAAATCCGATCAAGAAAGACGTGATGACGACATTGTATATCGCAAACTTGGCCCTTCTTGCACTTCCAGCTCCAAGCTCATTTGCCACTCGCACTCTGAAGGTACGTTGCATTAGCATCAAATGGTGGAAAGTAGACGGTGGATAAAAAAGGCTAAAGATAAAGTAAGTACCCTGTTGCAGCCAAAAATCCGACAGAAATCATCATCTCCCAACCATTGATATTAAGGCTGCACATGTCACAAATAGATACCACACACTGCTTAGTAATGCTAGCTGTTTGTGACCACAGAAGGGACATCATACAAATACAATGACAGGTAGCTACTATTCTGGTAGTTGACACTAATTCTGGTGTCTATGGAAGAAATGTGAATAACAACTACTACTAAATGTAGTGTACATTACCATATTGAAAGGGCGTCAAGTGCAACCTCTGCATTCTTCATATACCCTGTGAGGAGCACCAATATGGTGTTGTACCACAATTCCAAACTGAAAAGGCCAAGCAGATCGATGAGTTTGGAGGCATGTACATTGTTACTACTCTTATATTATATTTATCAGTGCTGTTTTTTGTTTCTGAGACTGCATTATGCATACTGAAGCATAAATATGGTGCTTACCAGAGCATGACACCAGAAGATAGCGAGAGCTTGATGATGGCACCGAGGTCAGTGAACGCAGCAGACGAGAACCCGGTCCATGTGAGAGGGCAACCCCCGAAGAAGACAAAGGCAAGCTGGCCAAACACGGGGATCCACATGGCGATGATCATGGAGCCCATGACCCCTGCCAGGCCGAGCTGGAACTTGACGGTCATGAGCCAGGAGAGGGTGAGATGGAGGGCGAGGTTGAGCATGGCAAGGTAGGTGATGATCATGTTCTTGCTCTGCGCCTGGAGGTACATCTGGAGCGTGAAGGACCAGACGTAGGAGAACATGACAGGGATGTACCAGAGGGAGAtggtgccggcgacggcggagatCTTGGGGTCCTGGCCCAGGGCGACGAGCATGGGCTCGGTGAAGAGGTAGACGGGGAGCAGGACGACGGAGCAGGCGAAGAGGATGATCCAGGAGCGCTGCAGGTAGATGCCGAGCATGTGGTACTGCTTGGCGCCGTAGGACTGGCCGCACAGCGTCTCCAGCGCGCTCGCCATGCCCAGCTGCATTTCACGGTAACTAATTTCCATCAAATGCATAGTTAATTTGAGCTTGGTTCTAGAGTGTTACTACTACATTGTCTGGCATATACAGATATCATGCAGGCCTTTGCCATGCCTAGGTAAATTTTGCTGTTTTCAGCTGTTAATGGTTTTTGCAGGTTGTTTTCTTCTTGTTTGTGGTGACACTGACACTAGGGTGATGTGCGCGGCAGCAGCATATGGATATTGACAGCGAAGAATGGACGGCTATCAATCAACCAATGGAGTCGTCCATGAATTTTCTACCATGACTTTGGAGCGCGATATGTGGACAACACAATCGATGATGCGTACTGGTTGGCGTCTACGCTGGCGCATTTTCTTGGCTGAGAAAAGAACAGAGCAACTTGAGGACGAACCCATTCAATGTCTCTCTCTTTTGCGCGGCACGTGCAAGTGCAAGACAATTTAAGAGAGGCTCCACCCCACCGAATGAATGAATATACGGTGAAGTTGGCGCGGAACTTTATTGGAATTATGCATACTGTGGGCCCATAATAATACAGATGAAGGTATTAATACTATGGTTGATGAAGGACCACAGTACTGTTAGATTATTTAACCTTGACCGATACAACTACGGTTgatgatgcatgtgtgtaacaaaataaaaatactaCTCTCTTGTGTGTTTGTCACACGTCAGTCAGTCTCATTGTGGCCAGGCCATCAGTTTTGTAAAGCAAAGTTCCTACTAGCAGAAAGTTTGGCTTGGTATTCTTTCCGGTCCTTGTCCATGCACTGTTATATATGAATGAATGGAAGACAAGTGACAACGCAGGCAAAAAGGCTGAAACAGACGACTGCTGCCTTGGTTTAGACTTTATTAGGCGGCtacgctttttttttttttgagattctgTTTACAGGACACTCGATACGCACCGGTTTTGTCCTTCCTATAGTACCTATCCTTTATTGTCGATGGAGGAACTGATTAAGATGAAATCACTCATTGAAAGGAACACATACTGGCATACATACATGGATGCAAGATTAGTAGTTATATATAAATTGTGCTACCATATAACTAGAAGCAAGAAGATTAGTACTAGATTAAAtaccaggatgccgttgctgaaTCGCATGAGGACGGTTGAGACGAGGGCGTATGCAGCGAGCTCGGTGGAGCCGATGTGGCCGACGAAGGCCTGGCTGATGACGGTGAGGCCGAAGGAGGAGAAGCGGGTGAAGATTGAGGGCCCCGCCACCACCCACAGCTTCTTGTTCTCCTCCCACGCGCGCCGCCCCAGCGACGACGACTCTTCTTCCACCTGCTGTTCATCATCATCCTTGCTGATGAAGCTTCTGCTGCCTCCATGGTGGTCGTCTGCCGCTCTCGGTTGGAGCAGGGGCACCTTGTTggactcctctcctcccctgctgctgctgctactactagtGCTCTTGCTGTTCTCCATGTTGGCTAGAGCTAGCTTTGGTGGTGGTGCGTGTCTGCAACAAGCTACGCCAGCTAAAGGAATCCAAGCAGATCGAAGACTACTATTATTAGGAGGCGAGGGGATCTGAGGATGGATGCAGAGCAGGCATCTATCTATATGGCAAGGAATGAAAGGGATGCTCCTGTTAGTTTGTGGAAGCAGCAGGGAGGGGGTGGTAGCTGAGGTGGGGGGCGCATGCCAATGCCGATGCCATGCCCATGCGGGAGGTAGAGGTAGCTGACTGGCGGAGGTGGGAGGGCGGACGAGATTGCCCCTCCCTTGTAGCCCGGCTGCATGCATTTGTGTTGGTAAGGAGGGTATGATGGGCATGTTTAATAAATATTGACCAACTGATGGATGAGTGGGTGGATGCTGTGGCCAGCAGCAGGCCAGGCCAAGCGCGCATGCTCCAAACACAATCTCATGGTAAAAGCGCATCCATGCAGGCGTGGCTAGTGTTGCAAGACACAGAATAATACCGGTGGTCTGTGGTAGCTATACGTGTTTCCATTGT
The genomic region above belongs to Panicum virgatum strain AP13 chromosome 8N, P.virgatum_v5, whole genome shotgun sequence and contains:
- the LOC120685737 gene encoding bifunctional aspartokinase/homoserine dehydrogenase 2, chloroplastic-like isoform X3, yielding MPTAVKSVLPVVLLGCGGVGRYLLRHIVSCRPLHANQGVAIRVVGVADSSSLLVADDVNSSGLDDALLTHLCAAKSAGSPLSSLLSQGNYQLFRNPEARSKVIDAATTLGRTTGLVLVDCSATYDTVNLMKDAVGHGCCIVLANKKPLTGAYEDFQKLVSNFRQIRFESTVGAGLPVIASVTRIIASGDPISRIVGSLSGTLGYVMSELEDGKRFSEVVKTAKSLGFTEPDPRDDLGGMDVARKVAETGNRDELHGSHTGTRICVHSLPPGNMQMQPLHFLQYCGSCNRALGPEADIYIYKGESAFCSPECREKGMMVDHAQRNPS
- the LOC120685737 gene encoding homoserine dehydrogenase-like isoform X1, which translates into the protein MPTAVKSVLPVVLLGCGGVGRYLLRHIVSCRPLHANQGVAIRVVGVADSSSLLVADDVNSSGLDDALLTHLCAAKSAGSPLSSLLSQGNYQLFRNPEARSKVIDAATTLGRTTGLVLVDCSATYDTVNLMKDAVGHGCCIVLANKKPLTGAYEDFQKLVSNFRQIRFESTVGAGLPVIASVTRIIASGDPISRIVGSLSGTLGYVMSELEDGKRFSEVVKTAKSLGFTEPDPRDDLGGMDVARKALILARLLGQQISMDNINVESLYPSELGPDAVSTEDFLESGLVQLDRSMEERVRAASSRGNVLRYVCEIGSKGCQVGLKELQKDSALGRLRGSDNVVEIYSRCYESSPLVIQGAGAGNDTTAAGVLADIMDLQDLFQKPA
- the LOC120685733 gene encoding protein DETOXIFICATION 21-like, with protein sequence MHAAGLQGRGNLVRPPTSASQLPLPPAWAWHRHWHAPPTSATTPSLLLPQTNRSIPFIPCHIDRCLLCIHPQIPSPPNNSSLRSAWIPLAGVACCRHAPPPKLALANMENSKSTSSSSSSRGGEESNKVPLLQPRAADDHHGGSRSFISKDDDEQQVEEESSSLGRRAWEENKKLWVVAGPSIFTRFSSFGLTVISQAFVGHIGSTELAAYALVSTVLMRFSNGILLGMASALETLCGQSYGAKQYHMLGIYLQRSWIILFACSVVLLPVYLFTEPMLVALGQDPKISAVAGTISLWYIPVMFSYVWSFTLQMYLQAQSKNMIITYLAMLNLALHLTLSWLMTVKFQLGLAGVMGSMIIAMWIPVFGQLAFVFFGGCPLTWTGFSSAAFTDLGAIIKLSLSSGVMLCLELWYNTILVLLTGYMKNAEVALDALSICLNINGWEMMISVGFLAATGVRVANELGAGSARRAKFAIYNVVITSFLIGFVLFVLFLFFRGSLAYIFTESRAVADAVADLSPLLAFSILLNSVQPVLSGVAVGAGWQSVVAYVNITSYYLIGIPLGGVLGYVVGLHVKGIWIGMLLGTLVQTIVLLFITLKTDWEKQVANAQEKLKRWYMEENRRLQGSRGNP
- the LOC120685737 gene encoding bifunctional aspartokinase/homoserine dehydrogenase-like isoform X2, yielding MPTAVKSVLPVVLLGCGGVGRYLLRHIVSCRPLHANQGVAIRVVGVADSSSLLVADDVNSSGLDDALLTHLCAAKSAGSPLSSLLSQGNYQLFRNPEARSKVIDAATTLGRTTGLVLVDCSATYDTVNLMKDAVGHGCCIVLANKKPLTGAYEDFQKLVSNFRQIRFESTVGAGLPVIASVTRIIASGDPISRIVGSLSGTLGYVMSELEDGKRFSEVVKTAKSLGFTEPDPRDDLGGMDVARKVESLYPSELGPDAVSTEDFLESGLVQLDRSMEERVRAASSRGNVLRYVCEIGSKGCQVGLKELQKDSALGRLRGSDNVVEIYSRCYESSPLVIQGAGAGNDTTAAGVLADIMDLQDLFQKPA